A genomic region of Terriglobia bacterium contains the following coding sequences:
- a CDS encoding TAT-variant-translocated molybdopterin oxidoreductase, giving the protein MNESESQRMDNEKTRKEDVCPGKRSKLELTEVREELSKATGPRYWRTLDELAQTPEFEEMLHREFPRQASEWIGDGTSRRGFMKIMGASLALAGMSACTKQPLEPIVPYDRQPEQVTLGIPLFFATAMPFPTGAMPLLVESHEGRPTKVEGNPQHPWTLGGTDIYSQASPLTMYDPDRSQNPTYLGDATTWGNFVTSMRTKMQGLKANGGAGLRILTGSINSPSLIAQIRDLQKMFPQMKWYQWEAINRDNVFAASAANFGQPLEPQYLIEKARVLLSLDCDFLSNGYPSFLHYARMFASRRNPDLKQEMLRFYAVEGTPTNTGGKADHRLPVKTSEVETFARALAAQLGVAGAGGQVSGEAQQFVQAVAKDLQAHRGASLVVVGDRQPPAVHMLANAINQTLGNVGQTIVYTEPVETNPVSKMDQIRELIGEMNAGKVEMLIVSNVNPVYDTPAELGFTAAYMKVPLRIQHGMFYDETANLSHWHLDGTHYLEQWGDARSSDGTISIVQPLIAPLYGGKSQHELFGFLLGNPDTVSYDVVRSYWQGQHTGTDFEAWWRKVLHDGFVANTAFAPRNVAARGAALPPAQPASQGIELLFHPDPTVYDGRFANNGWLQECPKPMFQITWGNPVLVSAATAKQLNLKSEDVVEIEYQGRKQKGAIWIQPGHPDNAATVFIGYGRTLAGHTGSGLGFNAYMLQSQDSPWIGRGAKLTKTGETFGLAYTQGFQNMDGRAIVRAATLEDFIKNPGFPHEMVEAPEQGLTLYKPYNYSEVKWGMTIDLNACIGCKACVVACQSENNIPVVGKLEVKRGRYMHWLRIDNYHEGTPENPKTYFQPVPCMQCETAPCEVVCPVGATVHSSEGLNDMVYNRCVGTRYCSNNCPYKVRRFNFMLYQDWDTVQLKFVRNPEVTVRSRGVMEKCTYCVQRITRARIHAEETGRGPRPKDGEVLTACQQACPAGAIVFGDMNDPTSKVMQLKVHQRNYGLLEDLNTRPRTTYLAAVTNPNPELEA; this is encoded by the coding sequence ATGAACGAGAGCGAATCGCAGAGAATGGATAACGAGAAGACAAGAAAAGAAGACGTGTGCCCCGGGAAGCGATCGAAGCTGGAACTCACCGAAGTGCGCGAAGAGTTGAGCAAAGCGACCGGCCCGCGCTATTGGCGCACGCTGGACGAACTGGCACAGACGCCTGAATTCGAGGAGATGCTGCACCGGGAATTTCCGCGGCAGGCTTCCGAGTGGATCGGCGACGGCACTTCACGCCGAGGCTTCATGAAGATTATGGGCGCCTCGCTGGCGCTCGCAGGCATGAGCGCCTGTACCAAGCAACCACTCGAGCCGATTGTTCCATACGACCGCCAGCCCGAGCAGGTCACGCTTGGCATTCCGCTGTTCTTTGCTACGGCGATGCCGTTCCCGACGGGAGCAATGCCGTTACTGGTGGAGAGCCACGAGGGGCGGCCGACGAAGGTCGAGGGCAATCCACAACATCCGTGGACGCTGGGCGGCACAGATATTTACTCGCAGGCGAGCCCGCTGACGATGTACGACCCGGATCGATCGCAGAACCCGACCTACCTGGGCGACGCAACCACGTGGGGAAATTTCGTCACCAGCATGCGCACGAAGATGCAGGGACTGAAGGCAAATGGCGGCGCTGGTCTGCGAATTCTAACCGGATCCATTAATTCGCCATCCCTGATCGCGCAAATTCGTGACCTGCAGAAGATGTTCCCCCAGATGAAGTGGTACCAGTGGGAAGCCATCAACCGCGACAACGTATTTGCCGCGTCGGCAGCGAACTTCGGACAGCCTCTGGAGCCGCAATACCTGATCGAGAAAGCGCGCGTTCTGCTTTCACTCGACTGCGATTTCCTCTCGAACGGTTATCCCTCATTTCTTCACTATGCGCGCATGTTTGCTTCGCGGCGGAATCCTGACCTTAAACAGGAGATGTTGCGGTTCTACGCGGTCGAGGGCACGCCGACGAACACGGGCGGCAAAGCGGACCACCGGCTTCCAGTGAAAACGAGCGAGGTCGAAACCTTTGCGCGGGCGTTGGCAGCACAGTTGGGAGTTGCCGGAGCGGGCGGTCAAGTGAGTGGCGAGGCGCAGCAATTCGTGCAAGCGGTTGCGAAGGATCTGCAAGCGCATCGCGGCGCTTCGCTGGTAGTTGTCGGCGATCGTCAGCCGCCGGCGGTTCACATGCTCGCGAACGCAATCAACCAGACGCTAGGCAACGTCGGCCAGACGATCGTTTACACCGAGCCGGTCGAGACCAATCCAGTTTCGAAGATGGACCAGATTCGCGAATTGATCGGTGAGATGAACGCGGGCAAGGTGGAAATGCTCATCGTCAGTAATGTGAACCCGGTGTACGACACTCCAGCAGAACTGGGTTTCACGGCCGCGTACATGAAGGTGCCTCTGCGAATCCAGCATGGCATGTTCTACGACGAGACGGCGAATCTGTCGCATTGGCATCTTGATGGGACGCACTATCTCGAGCAGTGGGGTGATGCCCGTTCATCGGACGGAACCATCAGCATCGTTCAGCCGCTGATTGCGCCGTTATACGGTGGCAAAAGCCAACATGAACTGTTCGGTTTCCTGCTCGGCAATCCCGACACGGTTTCGTATGACGTGGTGCGGAGCTATTGGCAGGGGCAGCACACGGGCACCGATTTCGAGGCGTGGTGGCGCAAGGTTCTGCACGACGGATTCGTTGCGAACACGGCATTCGCCCCGCGCAATGTGGCTGCACGAGGCGCGGCGCTCCCACCGGCACAGCCGGCTTCGCAAGGCATCGAGCTTTTGTTCCACCCCGATCCGACCGTTTACGACGGCCGCTTTGCCAATAATGGCTGGTTGCAGGAATGCCCGAAGCCGATGTTCCAGATCACCTGGGGTAACCCGGTACTAGTGAGCGCGGCGACCGCGAAGCAACTCAACCTGAAGAGCGAAGACGTGGTTGAGATCGAGTACCAGGGGCGCAAGCAGAAAGGCGCGATCTGGATTCAGCCCGGGCACCCCGACAACGCTGCCACTGTCTTCATCGGCTATGGGCGCACGCTGGCAGGGCACACCGGTTCGGGACTCGGTTTTAATGCCTACATGTTGCAGAGCCAGGACTCGCCATGGATCGGGCGTGGCGCGAAACTGACCAAGACCGGTGAAACCTTCGGGCTTGCTTACACGCAGGGATTCCAGAACATGGATGGCCGCGCCATTGTACGCGCCGCCACTCTGGAAGACTTCATCAAGAACCCGGGCTTCCCGCACGAGATGGTCGAGGCTCCCGAGCAGGGCCTGACGCTTTACAAGCCATACAACTACAGCGAAGTGAAGTGGGGGATGACGATTGACCTGAACGCGTGCATTGGATGCAAGGCATGCGTGGTCGCGTGCCAGTCCGAGAACAACATTCCGGTCGTAGGCAAACTCGAGGTCAAGCGCGGCCGGTACATGCACTGGTTGCGTATCGACAACTATCACGAAGGCACGCCGGAGAACCCGAAGACTTACTTCCAGCCGGTTCCGTGCATGCAGTGCGAGACGGCCCCGTGCGAAGTGGTTTGCCCGGTAGGAGCGACGGTTCACAGCAGCGAGGGACTGAACGACATGGTCTATAACCGCTGCGTCGGGACGCGCTACTGCTCCAACAACTGTCCTTATAAAGTTCGGCGCTTCAACTTCATGCTGTACCAGGATTGGGACACGGTGCAGTTGAAGTTCGTGCGCAATCCCGAGGTCACGGTACGCAGTCGCGGCGTGATGGAAAAGTGCACGTACTGCGTGCAGCGCATCACGCGCGCCCGCATTCATGCGGAAGAGACGGGCCGCGGTCCACGTCCGAAAGACGGCGAGGTCCTGACGGCTTGCCAGCAGGCGTGTCCGGCGGGAGCGATTGTCTTTGGCGACATGAACGATCCGACCAGCAAAGTCATGCAATTGAAGGTTCACCAGCGGAATTACGGACTGCTGGAAGATCTGAACACGCGTCCGCGCACGACGTACCTGGCGGCCGTCACGAACCCGAACCCGGAACTCGAGGCGTAA
- a CDS encoding cytochrome c3 family protein, with translation MAQVFHRSANTLARASILATLMVVAGVIWTSLEMIRSPYTTYAGVAKAQPVPFSHKHHVAGLGIDCRYCHTSVENSSFAGIPPVKTCMNCHSQIWTNAPMLEPVRESYRTGKPLIWTRLNDLPDFVYFDHSIHIHKGIGCNDCHGQVDQMPLTYAAKPLTMEWCLNCHRDPAKFLRPHFVAGKPAQDQIFNMEYRQPSVAHPVVLPNGIKFTDQVALGSYLVKENQLRSVRDITSCNTCHR, from the coding sequence ATGGCTCAAGTTTTTCACCGCAGTGCGAACACCCTGGCACGTGCCAGCATCCTGGCGACCTTGATGGTGGTCGCGGGAGTGATCTGGACGTCGTTGGAGATGATTCGTTCTCCCTATACGACCTATGCGGGCGTTGCGAAGGCTCAACCGGTCCCATTCAGTCACAAGCATCACGTGGCCGGACTGGGCATTGATTGCCGCTACTGTCACACCTCGGTTGAGAATTCCAGCTTCGCCGGTATCCCTCCCGTCAAGACCTGCATGAATTGCCATTCTCAAATATGGACCAACGCTCCGATGCTGGAGCCGGTTCGGGAGAGCTACCGCACGGGCAAGCCGTTGATTTGGACGAGGCTGAACGATTTGCCGGATTTCGTCTATTTCGACCACAGCATTCACATCCACAAAGGGATTGGCTGCAACGATTGTCATGGGCAGGTGGACCAGATGCCCCTTACCTATGCCGCCAAGCCTCTGACGATGGAGTGGTGCCTGAACTGCCATCGTGACCCTGCGAAGTTCCTGCGTCCGCACTTCGTCGCCGGTAAGCCGGCCCAGGACCAGATATTCAACATGGAGTACCGGCAGCCGAGCGTGGCGCATCCGGTGGTGCTTCCGAACGGCATTAAGTTCACGGACCAGGTGGCGCTTGGAAGTTATCTCGTTAAAGAAAACCAATTGCGCAGCGTACGGGACATTACGAGCTGCAACACGTGTCATCGATGA